The Pedosphaera parvula Ellin514 sequence GTCACGGTGGATCTCCGGCTGATATGGGATCGGTCAAATCGGGCGGTCCGAACTGCAGCCCGTCATATTCTTCCTGGCCACCTTCCAGTTTCGGCAGATAGGCGCGCACAAAGGCATTGCGCAGCAGGTTGCCAAGAGTGGCCAGAATATCGGTGGAACTTCTGCCACTGGCCTCGGCACTAAAAGGAATAAGCGTGCCGAATTGATCATGTGGCTGGTTTTTAAATACGGTGGTCACGACTCCGACCAACGCCTGCCAGAAGAACTGGAGCACGTTATCCTCCTTCAAATCATGGGTGAGGCTGAATACTTTCAAATCGCGAAAGAGGGGTTTCACGTACCCGTGGAGTTGGCCTTCCTTGGAGTCCGCCTCGACCACCAGGTCGAACCATCCGCGTTTAAAATCAAATTTACCGTAGGCGAGCGCGAGGTTGTTGATCTTGACCACATCCAAATTCATCAGGCGCAGCACGAGGTGAAAGGTCGGCTTGTAAGAAAAAGGATCGAGGGTCATTTTCAGTTCCAATTTAGCCTGATCCATGACCAAGGCATTTGCCTGGATGGTTGATACCAATGGCGTGGTTTGATTATGGATGTTTCCGAGATTGTCGATGGTGGCATCCAACTGGGAAAGGTAAACGTCGACCGGTTCTTTCTTTTGGTAAGCGCGAAAGTGGGCCGAACCGTTTTGAATGACCGCACGATTGATGGTGAAGGGAAACAGATCGCGAATCAGCTGTAACCAGGGCCCACCGGCCCCAGATTGAGATTCGCCCTCATCGGGAGCATCCACAAAATTCAACTCCGGTTCTTCCATGAGAACGCGACCGACAATGCGGCGATGAACGAGAGCGTTCCATTGCAGGGCGAATTCAACGCGCTTCGCGGCAAAGAGCGGGACCGGAATGTTGCCGGTCGTCTTGCTCAAACGAATGTCCTGAATGGAATAAGCACCTCGCAGCAGGTGAATTTGCACATCGCCGATGCGACCCGAGTAGAGCGGATTGCGATCCAGGGTGCGATTGACGTAGTCCCTGACAATCGAAGGCAGGAAAGCGCGACCGACACCTAAAATGAGAATGAGAATGAGAATAAGCAGGAAAATTCTCCAACGCCGCAATCGCGTGGATGGTTTGGGGCGATGGCTGCCATCCGTTGCCGCCCCCGGCTTTGAATCATCTCCAGCCGCCATGGGCGGATGAACTGCGCTGCGATTCCTCATGTGTCCCAGGTTTACTTACACTTTCTGCCGGTAAAAAATAGTCCTTACAACTGGTTACTGCCATGGGGACAAATTGGAAAAGAGAAGAGAAAAACCAAGTAGGGAAAGAGAACTTTCGAAAAACAACAAATGAAGAAAGTTTCCCGAAGGTACAAAAAGAGGCGGGAGATAATCTCCCGCCCCCACTTCTGCTGTATGCTCTATGAATTAATTAAAACTGCCACCAATGCTGGTCCAGGAGGCCCAGGTGGTGCTATTGGCCGAGGTCTCGGCATTGCGCAACATATCACTGCCGGAGCCAACCGCGAAAGCCTCCAGGCGTCCGTCCTGGTTTATGCCCAAGGCGGGACGAACATCTTTGACGAAGGTGCCGCCGATGCTCACCCAGCTACCCCACGTGGTGGGGGCGGTCTGGTGATTATGGTAAACGCTGCCGGTGCTGCCCACGATTAGCAGTTCCAGCGCACCATTCTTGTTGGCTCCGACCACGGGTTGCGTATCGGCTTCGCCAGTGCCGCCCAGGCTTGTCCAACCGGACCAACTGCTATTGGGACCGGTTTGGGAAGCATGATGAACTGCACCACCGCTGCCGACGACAA is a genomic window containing:
- a CDS encoding DUF748 domain-containing protein, which translates into the protein MRNRSAVHPPMAAGDDSKPGAATDGSHRPKPSTRLRRWRIFLLILILILILGVGRAFLPSIVRDYVNRTLDRNPLYSGRIGDVQIHLLRGAYSIQDIRLSKTTGNIPVPLFAAKRVEFALQWNALVHRRIVGRVLMEEPELNFVDAPDEGESQSGAGGPWLQLIRDLFPFTINRAVIQNGSAHFRAYQKKEPVDVYLSQLDATIDNLGNIHNQTTPLVSTIQANALVMDQAKLELKMTLDPFSYKPTFHLVLRLMNLDVVKINNLALAYGKFDFKRGWFDLVVEADSKEGQLHGYVKPLFRDLKVFSLTHDLKEDNVLQFFWQALVGVVTTVFKNQPHDQFGTLIPFSAEASGRSSTDILATLGNLLRNAFVRAYLPKLEGGQEEYDGLQFGPPDLTDPISAGDPP